In Insulibacter thermoxylanivorax, the genomic stretch TGATGCTCTTGCTGCCGGCGATGCGTGCACCGATGCCGGTTAAGCTCCAGACGCCGCGCCCGTTCTTCTGTACAAGGACGCGCAGATCGAAAGGCCGCTTCTCATGATGGGAGAGCAGGATGCCCTGCTGCACGATATAGCGTTCTTTGCCGATCAGGGTGTGCAGTTTGTGTTTTAATCGTTTGATGGAGCGGAAGCGGTAGGTCTTGGCAGCTTTGCCGGATTGGATGTTGAGCACATATGGCTGCCGGGCCTTCTTCAAGCGGCGCAGCTGCATGATGCCCGCCCCGGCTTTGCCTGACTCGGGTTTCAGATAGATGAGCGGAGATTTGGCGAACAGCGGAAGGAGCCTCACCTGTCTGCCCCATTGGACGGTATGAGGGATGAAGGATCTCGTCGTCTGCGATTTGCGAAGCCATTCGAATAATTGCCACTTGTTAAAAAAAGACGGATTAAAGATGCGAACATGAGGATGCTCCATACATTTCTTGAGGATCTCTTGCACTTCCGGAGATTCTTCATCCTTGCGATAGGGAAGCCGATTATAGATGACGACCGGCCGCGGGATATGCTGCCGCACCCAGGTGTTCGTCGCGCGGTCATAGGCATAGGCGGGCACGCTGCGCCGCTTCAGCTGAAAATCCCGCGGCGTGATCACATACATGTGCACGCCGTGTTTTAGACCCGTCTCGATGAGATCGACGAAGTTTTGGGAATTGCCGCGGAAGGGCTTTCCGTCATCGTGCATCGCCAGGATTGCAACGATCACGGGTTTCTTACGTTTGCGCGGTGGTTGACCATTCAGTTCCATCAGCCGTCACTCCCGGTACGAAACTTACTCAGATACATGCAGTAGTCGAAGATATAGCGCAGGGATTGCCTGCCCTGCCCCTTCAGCGCCGGATGCTTGAAGATCGAACGGCCGGGCTTGGCATTGGCTTCAAACATCCAGATCCTGCCCTCGGTATCGATGCCGATATCGAAGCCCAGTTCACCGACGCGGTGCTTCGATTTGCGCTCGATGACCTCGGCAAGCTTGATCGTTTCTCGTTTGGCTTTCTCGAGGATCTCCCTTGCCCTGTCTCCAAAGGTGAGGTTCAGCGCTTGTTCCGGGGTGAGCAGTTTGCCGCCGTTGCGCAGATGCGTGGTGACACTGCCGCGGCCGGCCTTCTTAGCGCCGATGCCGGCGACGACCCAGCGGTTGGAGCTGTCCTTGTTGAGATGGAAGCGAAAGTCAATCGGACAGCGGTCGATCTCCGCCAGACGGATGCCCTGTTGACAGACATAGCGGCTTAAGCTGCTCGTGCGCAGGCGGACGGCACGCTGCAGTTCGGTGAACCGCTTGTAGTGAAGGACCGTATTCCGGCCGTTGCGCCGGTAGCGCAGATAATATCCGCTCTGTGGTTTGTAAGTAAGCCGCATGATGCCGCGGCCGAGGCTGCCGGCCGTCGGTTTCAGATAGACGAAGCGGTGCTTCCTCAGCATCTCCTTCAATTGTTGGAAGGTCGGGCCGGTAATCGATTCGGGGACATGCTCTTCGGCATCGGGCTCCCCGGCGAGCAGTTCGTACACCTCCGACTTATCGAAGAAATTCCAATTGAAGATCGGGATGCCCCGCCGCTGAAACCGCTCTTTCAGCTGTTCCATCGAAGGCAGCCGCTCGCTGCGGCGGCTGCCCATGCGGTTATAGACAACATCGGGCAGGGGGACGGTGCGCCGGGTCCAGCTGCCGCTTGCCGTCAGGAAATACCCTCGCACGGTCTCGCTCGCCCAGTTCACGTCTTCGGGGTGAAAGGCGAAATAGAACGATCGCTTATGCCCCGCGGAGATATAGGGACGGATGCTGCTGGAACGGTTTGGCGTACGGCTCGTCGTCATCACGCCGACGAGCGGGCCGAGGCGGACCCCGTTCGCACCATCACGCACAACATAGCAGAGTCCTGCTTTGGGGATCATCAGTTTCGTGCGCAGATAAGGGGACAGATACAGATGTTTGCCGGGTTTACGGATCAGGCGCACAGGCGCTTCAATGGTGTGCTTGCCCAGGCTGATGCGCAGGGTCTTGGCACCGCTTAGATCCAGCTGAGACAGGAGTGTGCGGGTCATATAGACGGTTTTGTCGGAGCGGCTGGTAAAATGGACATTCAACCTTGTTAAACTCATCGTGCTAACCCTCCTAGTTGCCTGTCGGACAAATAACGTGCATATAAGATCAGATTGGAGACGCTGGCTTTGCTTCGGCGAATATCATGCAGTCTGGTGAATATGGAGCGGCCTGGTTTGGAGTTGACTTCCAAGATCCACAGC encodes the following:
- a CDS encoding YheC/YheD family endospore coat-associated protein, whose translation is MELNGQPPRKRKKPVIVAILAMHDDGKPFRGNSQNFVDLIETGLKHGVHMYVITPRDFQLKRRSVPAYAYDRATNTWVRQHIPRPVVIYNRLPYRKDEESPEVQEILKKCMEHPHVRIFNPSFFNKWQLFEWLRKSQTTRSFIPHTVQWGRQVRLLPLFAKSPLIYLKPESGKAGAGIMQLRRLKKARQPYVLNIQSGKAAKTYRFRSIKRLKHKLHTLIGKERYIVQQGILLSHHEKRPFDLRVLVQKNGRGVWSLTGIGARIAGSKSITTHVPRGGSIDDPKKLLSAVFGPEEAERILRRVRIAALSIARQIESGSQSALGEMSMDIGVDAKGQLWFFEANSKPMRFDEPHIREKSLVNIVLYCKYLANRPKRKKKDRGA
- a CDS encoding YheC/YheD family endospore coat-associated protein, with the translated sequence MSLTRLNVHFTSRSDKTVYMTRTLLSQLDLSGAKTLRISLGKHTIEAPVRLIRKPGKHLYLSPYLRTKLMIPKAGLCYVVRDGANGVRLGPLVGVMTTSRTPNRSSSIRPYISAGHKRSFYFAFHPEDVNWASETVRGYFLTASGSWTRRTVPLPDVVYNRMGSRRSERLPSMEQLKERFQRRGIPIFNWNFFDKSEVYELLAGEPDAEEHVPESITGPTFQQLKEMLRKHRFVYLKPTAGSLGRGIMRLTYKPQSGYYLRYRRNGRNTVLHYKRFTELQRAVRLRTSSLSRYVCQQGIRLAEIDRCPIDFRFHLNKDSSNRWVVAGIGAKKAGRGSVTTHLRNGGKLLTPEQALNLTFGDRAREILEKAKRETIKLAEVIERKSKHRVGELGFDIGIDTEGRIWMFEANAKPGRSIFKHPALKGQGRQSLRYIFDYCMYLSKFRTGSDG